The genomic interval TTTTGATGTTGTGGAAGTCGCCGTTCTCGATCTCGAAGAGCGGCCAGACGCCGGTCTCGATGGCGAGCCTTGTTATCTCTACACTCTTTTCAGGTGGAGCACGCCACCCCGGCACACAGGTACACTGTACCTGCACAAACGCCGGTCCGTCGACCTTGGCCGCTTTCTTCATCTTCCTCACGAAGTCGAAGGGGTTGGCAACGCTTGCAGTGGCAACGTACGGAATCTGGTGGGCGGCCGCTATCAGAGCAACCCACTTCTTGGGCTTGTCCTCACCGATGGAGAGCTTGCCCGGCGGGCTGGTGGTTGTCCAGGCACCGTAGGGGGTGGAGCTTGACCTCTGTATTCCGGTGTTCATGTATGCCTCGTTGTCGTACATGAGGTAAACGACGTTGTGCCTCCTCTCGAGCATACCGCTCAAAGCCTGCATACCGATGTCGGCGGTTCCGCCGTCACCGCCTATGGCGAGTATCTTGCCCTTTCTGCCGAGCTTCTTCCAGGCCGCCTCAACACCGCTTGCCGCGGCCGCGGCGTTCTCGAAGGCCACGTGAACCCACGGGGCCCTCCACGCGGTGTACGGGAAGACGGCGCTAACGACCTCCATACATCCGGTGGCCTGGGCTACGGCGAAGGCGTTTGGATCTCCGAACTTCTCTTCCATGGCCTCGCTGAAGGCCTTGGTGGCGAGCTTGAGAGCGATGGCACAGCCACAGCCTGCACAGGCTGCATGCCCGGGTGCCCAGTACTCGCGGGTGGTAATCGGGGGTTTCCTAACGGCCATTTTCCTCACCTCACAGTATCTCCTTCCTCAATCCAATCCAGGTGACCTCATCAACCTTCTCGCCGTTGAGGGCCTTCCTGCTTATCTCAAGGACTTCGTCGAGGTTCTGGAACGTGACGTCCCTTCCACCGAGCCCGAGTATGAAGTCGAGGATTATCGGCTTCTCCTTGCAGTTGATGAGGGCCCTGCTGAAGTCTTGGAAGAGGGCTCCACCGACGCTGAATGTGACGTTCTTCTCGAGGAGCGCGAGAACCTTGGCCTTCTTTGCCAGCTCCCTAACCTCTTCAACCGGGAACGGCCTGTAGACGGTGAGCTTCGCCGCTCCGACCTTGATGCCCTTCTCCCTGAGAGCATCAACGTACTCCTTGACGGTACCGGCGAGAGAACCCATGGTGACAAAGATTATCTCGGCGTCCTCAGTGCGGTACTCCTCAATCTTCTGGTACTTTCTGCCGAACTTCTTCTCGAACTCGGCGAAGACCTCGTCAATGACCTTCTTGGCGTTCTCGTTGGCCTCCCAGACCGTGTATCTGGCCTCCATGTAGTGGGCCGGGAACGCTAAAGTTCCCTGGGTTATCGGCCTGCTCGGGTCGAGGTAAGCATATTTGGGCTCGTACTCACCGAGGAACTCATCAACGACCTCCTGGTCGGGTATCTCGACGGGCTCGACCGTGTGGGTGAGGATGAAGGCGTCGAAGCCGACCATTGCCGGAAGGAGAACCCTCTCATCCTCGGCGACCTTAAAGGCGGCGAGGATAAGGTCAAGGGCTTCCTGGTTGTTCTCGGCGTAGAACTGGAGCCATCCGGTGTCGCGCTCGCTTATCGTGTCCTGCCAGTCGTTCCAGATGTTGATGGGAGCGCTGAGTGAGCGGTTTCCAACGGCAATGACTATAGGAAGCCTCATTCCCGCTGCTATGAAAAGTATCTCGTGCATCAAAGCGAGACCCTGGGAGGCGGTGGCGGTGAAGGTTCTAACCCCAGCGGCGCTTGCTCCAACACAGGCTGAAATAGCGGAGTGCTCGCTCTCGACCTTGATGAACTCCGCGTCAAGCTCACCATCGGCGACGAACTCACTTATCTTCTCTGGAACGAGTGTTGACGGAGTAATGGGGAAAGCGGCTATAACCTTTGGCTTGGCAAGCTTAGCCGCCCAGGCGGCCGCTTCGTTAGCTTTCATAACCTTTCTTATCGGCATCCTTACCACCTCACTTGCTCTCCCTAACCATTACGATTGCATCAACCGGGCACTCGTTGGCACATATACCACAGCCCTTACAGTAGTCGTAATCGAAGACCGGGTAGCCCTCCTCATCGAGGTAGATGGCCGGCTCGGGGCAGTAGATGTAGCAGAGGTAGCACCGCGTACACTTGTCGCGGTTGAACTCGGGCATGAAGACTCTCCAAGAACCCGTTTTGTTTATTACGCTGCTCCCCGGGATAGTGGCTATCGCTCCGGGGGTCATCTTTTCGCTATACTCCTTCGCCACCCTTTCGATGTTTTCCTTAAAGGGAGTTTCAACCATATACGTCACCTCCGGTGATACACATTAATGCTCCCGCCTTCCTTTATATGCATTGCGAAAATTAAAGGGGGTCAGCCGAACACCTCGGCCTTCTTCTTGAGTTCCTCCCACTCCCTGAGCACCCACTGCTGGAGGTTCTCAATGTCCTCCTTGGTCATGTACTTGAACCTGCCCTGGTACTTGAGGTACTCCTCGATCGGCTTGGGTTCCTTCTTTGTTGAGGGCATGTTGATCTTGTACCTGCCGTTCTCGTACTCGAAGAGCGGGAAGTAGGCCGTCTGAACGGCCAGCCTTGCCAGCTCAATGCTCTTGTCCGTTGGGGCCCTCCAGCCCGTTGGGCACGGGGCGAAGAGCTGAATGAAGCTCGCACCCGGAGTTTCCCTCGCCTTCTTGAGCTTCCTCATGAAGTCCTCGGGGAAGGCTATGCTGGCCGTTGCGGCGTAGGCTGGCTTGTGGGCTATCACTATGTCAATGACCTTCTTCTTGGGCCTCTGCTCGAGGAAGTGCTCCTTTCCTCCGGGGGTGTTGGTTGTCCAGGCACCCTGGGGGGTTGAGCTTGAGCGCTGTATTCCGGTGTTCATGTAAGCCTCGTTGTCGTACATTATGTAAAGGCCGTCGTGATTCCTCTCGAGGAATCCACTGAGGGCCTGAAGGCCGATATCGGCGGTTCCACCGTCGCCGGCCCAGCCAACGACCATAACTCCATCCTCGCCCTTGACCTTGTAGCCCTTGGCTTTTAGCGCCGCCTCGATACCTCCCATGACCGCTCCGGTGGTCTCGAAGGCGGTGTGGAAAAGTGGTGCTCCGAGGGTGGAGTAAGGCCACGGTCCAGCAATGATTGTTGAACAGCACGCGGGGATTGTGAAGATGGTTTTCTTCCCGTATGCCTTGAGCACGTACCTCAATCCGAGGGCAGCGCCACAGCCCTGGCAGGCGGTGTGGCCGGCGTAAAAGTACTCCTCTGCCGGAAGGCTAAGCCTCTTTTTAACGTTCTCAGGAATCTCCATTTTTCTCACCTCTTAAGGTGGTACCAGTCCACCTCTACATCCACCTTGCCGCTCTCCATAACCTTCTTCATATCCTCTGCTATTGCCTTGACATCGTAGGTCGTGAAGTCCCTGCCTCCAAGGCCAACGATGTAGTTCTTCATTACGGGCTTCGCGTCGGTGTTGTAGAGTGCACCCTTGGCCTCTGTGAAGAGTATGCCCTCCATTCCGAAGGAGTAGTTCCTGTCGAGGACCGCTATTCCCTCAACGCTCTTGGCTAATTCGTAGAGCTCCTCGGTCGGGAAGGGCCTGAACCAGCGGACCTTTGCCGCTCCGACTTTGTATCCCTCCTTCCTGAGAAGGTCAACGGCCTCCTTGACGGTACCCATGAGTGAGCCCATTCCCATGAAGACGAAGTCAGCATCGTCAGTCCTGTAAAGCTCTATCATCTGGCTGTAGTCCCTTCCAAAGCGCTCGCCAAACTCCTTACCGACTTCCTTGATGACCTTCTTGGCCTCCTCGTGGGCCTTGGCGAGCTTGTAGCGGAACTCGTAGTAGTCGTTCGGCGTCGCAAGGGCACCGACGGAAATCGGGTTGTCAAAGTCCGTAAGCGTGTAGAGTGGCTTTCTCGGCGGTAGGAACTCATCCACGAGCTCCTGCGGTATCATCTCGACAACGTCGTAGGTGTGGCTCAGGATGAAGGCGCTCTCGATTACCATGGCCGGCACGTTAACGGTCTCCGCAACCTTGAAGGCCATGAGAACTCCATCGTAAACCTCCTGGTTGTTCTCGGCGTAGAACTGCATCCAGCCGGTGTCCCTCTGGGCGAGTGAATCCGTCTGGTCGTCCCAGACGCTCCATGGGGGAGCCATGGCCCTGTTAACGTCAACCATGACTATCGGGAGCCTAGCACCGGCCGCCCAGTGGAGCATCTCGTGCATCAAAGCGAGACCCTGGGCTGAGGTGGCTGTGAAAGCCCTCGCACCCGTTGCGGAGGCGCCTATACAAGCAGCCATGGCGGAGTGCTCACTCTCGACGGGCACGTACTGGAGGTTCTCGACCTCGCCGTTGGCTATGAAATCGGCTATCTTCTCAATGATGCTGGTCTGGGGGGTAATCGGATAAGCGGCCACAACCTCAACGCGGGCATGCTTGGCCGCATAAGCAGCGGCATAGTTTCCGCTCAGAACCTTCTTAATCGGCTTGTACTCCATGGCCAACACCTCACTTCTCCTCTCTCTCCATGGTTATGGCTTTGGTCGGGCACTCGTTGGCGCATATACCGCAGCCCTTACAGTAGTCGTAGTCTATGCCCACGTATCCGTCCTCGCGTATGTATATTGCCGGCTCGGGGCAGAACTTCCAGCAAATGTAACACTTGACGCACTTGGAGTCGTCAACTTTGGGTATGAATGTACGCCAGTCTCCAGTAAAGTTTATTAAGGTCGTGCCAAGAGAAACCGGTGCCTCAGGGTATTCACTCTCGGTGGTGAATACCATTCTCTTGGCCTCGGCCTTTTGCTTTCCAAACAGGGTGTTCAAATGCCTCCCCTCCTTTTATCTTTAACTTATCAAGGCTTTAAAGAGAGATTAAAGCTGGAAAAGTCAGAGCTCGAAGACCTCTGTCTTCTCGAAGGCTTCCCTTGCGGCCTTGGCGTTCTTCTCACCAAGGGCTCCCGAGAAGGTCTCCTTGATCGCTGCCTCAACGCTCTCGATCTTGACGAGGCCGGTGGCCTTGGCGATTGCGCCGAGGATTGAGGTGTTTGTAATCGGCAGTCCAAGGACGTCGAGGGCTATGCCCGTAGCGTCAACGATGGCGAGCTTCTTGGGCTTTCTCTTGAGTATCTCGAGAACCTCGTCCTTGCTCTTCTCGGTGTTGACTATTACGATTCCGCCCTCCTTGAGGCCTGAGGTGACGTCAACAACCTCAAGGAGTGAGGGGTCGAGGACAACGACAACATCGGGCTCGTATATCTGGGTCTTAATCCTTATCGGCTTGTCGTCTATTCTGGTGAAGGCCGTAACTGGCGCTCCCCTCCTCTCAACACCAAAGAACGGGAAGGCCTGGACGTACTTGCCCTCGGAGAACGCTGCAGCGGCTAATATGTTGGCGGCTGTAACCGCACCCTGTCCACCTCTACCGTGAAAACGGATTTCCATCATCTTCTTTGCCCCCTAAAAGTTTTCAAGTTCTCATTGATGAAAAGCATTTATTTAGTTTTCGGTATATAAAGAAAGGCGGTTCGACAGGTGTCTTTGGGTAGAAATGAACACACCCCATGTCTGATGCATTTAGTAGGTCATGGCCATTCCACAAATGACCAATTGACAAATGTAAAATCCTCGTTCCCCCATTTCCAACCTTCTGGAAATTTTCCCGCTTGGGCAAAACACTAAAAAGCCAAGCACGGATATATTGTCTATATTGACTATATACCCGGGAGAGGGATGGGTATGGATGCGCTGTGGCTTGCGGTGGTTTCAGTGGGCTTTTACATTGCGTGGAACATAGGCGCCAACGACAGCGCGAACGCCATGGGAACCGCGGTAGGGGCGGGGGTCATCACCTTCAGACAGGCCACCCTCACGATAGCGATATTTGTCCTCATGGGTGCGTACCTCGAGGGCTACCGCGTTATGAAGACCGTTGGCAAGGGAATAGTGCCGGAGGGCTACCTAACGCTGGAGCTGGCGGCTATAGCCCTTCTTTCCGCAGGGATATGGGTAACGATAGCCACCATAAAGGGCCTCCCGGTCTCCACCACGCAGGCGATAGTGGGCGGCGTAGTTGGCGTTGGTATATCAATAGGGGCCCCCGTGAGGTGGTACACCCTCACGAAGATTGTCCTCGCGTGGGTGCTCTCTCCAGTCATTGCCGCACTCGTCTCGATAATTCTGTACAAGTTCTATGGCTTCATAATAAACCGCATAAAAAGCGTCAAGAACATTGAGCTCCTGTACAAGTGGTCGGCCGTCCTTGGAGGCTCGTACATGGCCTTCAACTTCGGGGCCAACGAGGTTGCAAACGCCACGGGCCCCCTCGTCGGCGCGGGCTTTATGGCCCCAAAGGTGGCGGGGATATTTGGGGCCTTGAGTCTGTCCCTAGGGGCTTTAACCTTCAGCTACGCCGTTATGTACACGGTTGGCAAGAAGATAACGTCCCTCGGCCCGATTTCAGCTTTTGCCGCCCAGTTCGGCTCCGCCATGGCGGTGAGTGCGGCGAACATCCTGGGCCTCCCAGTGAGCTCGAGCCAGGCCATAGTGGGCGGCGTTATCGGCGTGGGCCTCATCACCGGCCACGGGGTTGAGAAGAGCACCA from Palaeococcus ferrophilus DSM 13482 carries:
- a CDS encoding pyruvate/ketoisovalerate ferredoxin oxidoreductase subunit gamma → MMEIRFHGRGGQGAVTAANILAAAAFSEGKYVQAFPFFGVERRGAPVTAFTRIDDKPIRIKTQIYEPDVVVVLDPSLLEVVDVTSGLKEGGIVIVNTEKSKDEVLEILKRKPKKLAIVDATGIALDVLGLPITNTSILGAIAKATGLVKIESVEAAIKETFSGALGEKNAKAAREAFEKTEVFEL
- a CDS encoding 3-methyl-2-oxobutanoate dehydrogenase subunit delta, coding for MNTLFGKQKAEAKRMVFTTESEYPEAPVSLGTTLINFTGDWRTFIPKVDDSKCVKCYICWKFCPEPAIYIREDGYVGIDYDYCKGCGICANECPTKAITMEREEK
- a CDS encoding inorganic phosphate transporter, whose amino-acid sequence is MDALWLAVVSVGFYIAWNIGANDSANAMGTAVGAGVITFRQATLTIAIFVLMGAYLEGYRVMKTVGKGIVPEGYLTLELAAIALLSAGIWVTIATIKGLPVSTTQAIVGGVVGVGISIGAPVRWYTLTKIVLAWVLSPVIAALVSIILYKFYGFIINRIKSVKNIELLYKWSAVLGGSYMAFNFGANEVANATGPLVGAGFMAPKVAGIFGALSLSLGALTFSYAVMYTVGKKITSLGPISAFAAQFGSAMAVSAANILGLPVSSSQAIVGGVIGVGLITGHGVEKSTIKDIVFGWVATPLTAVVISLAVFNLFKIAGLLPGL
- the porA gene encoding pyruvate ferredoxin oxidoreductase, with the translated sequence MEYKPIKKVLSGNYAAAYAAKHARVEVVAAYPITPQTSIIEKIADFIANGEVENLQYVPVESEHSAMAACIGASATGARAFTATSAQGLALMHEMLHWAAGARLPIVMVDVNRAMAPPWSVWDDQTDSLAQRDTGWMQFYAENNQEVYDGVLMAFKVAETVNVPAMVIESAFILSHTYDVVEMIPQELVDEFLPPRKPLYTLTDFDNPISVGALATPNDYYEFRYKLAKAHEEAKKVIKEVGKEFGERFGRDYSQMIELYRTDDADFVFMGMGSLMGTVKEAVDLLRKEGYKVGAAKVRWFRPFPTEELYELAKSVEGIAVLDRNYSFGMEGILFTEAKGALYNTDAKPVMKNYIVGLGGRDFTTYDVKAIAEDMKKVMESGKVDVEVDWYHLKR
- the porB gene encoding pyruvate synthase subunit PorB; translated protein: MAVRKPPITTREYWAPGHAACAGCGCAIALKLATKAFSEAMEEKFGDPNAFAVAQATGCMEVVSAVFPYTAWRAPWVHVAFENAAAAASGVEAAWKKLGRKGKILAIGGDGGTADIGMQALSGMLERRHNVVYLMYDNEAYMNTGIQRSSSTPYGAWTTTSPPGKLSIGEDKPKKWVALIAAAHQIPYVATASVANPFDFVRKMKKAAKVDGPAFVQVQCTCVPGWRAPPEKSVEITRLAIETGVWPLFEIENGDFHNIKIQAPGGGAKVKREGGKIVAIEFKKPIEEYLKYQGRFKHLFKQPEAIDEMREQIKAMWKVLGVEVTLPKPEE
- a CDS encoding 3-methyl-2-oxobutanoate dehydrogenase subunit beta, with the translated sequence MEIPENVKKRLSLPAEEYFYAGHTACQGCGAALGLRYVLKAYGKKTIFTIPACCSTIIAGPWPYSTLGAPLFHTAFETTGAVMGGIEAALKAKGYKVKGEDGVMVVGWAGDGGTADIGLQALSGFLERNHDGLYIMYDNEAYMNTGIQRSSSTPQGAWTTNTPGGKEHFLEQRPKKKVIDIVIAHKPAYAATASIAFPEDFMRKLKKARETPGASFIQLFAPCPTGWRAPTDKSIELARLAVQTAYFPLFEYENGRYKINMPSTKKEPKPIEEYLKYQGRFKYMTKEDIENLQQWVLREWEELKKKAEVFG
- the porA gene encoding pyruvate synthase subunit PorA → MPIRKVMKANEAAAWAAKLAKPKVIAAFPITPSTLVPEKISEFVADGELDAEFIKVESEHSAISACVGASAAGVRTFTATASQGLALMHEILFIAAGMRLPIVIAVGNRSLSAPINIWNDWQDTISERDTGWLQFYAENNQEALDLILAAFKVAEDERVLLPAMVGFDAFILTHTVEPVEIPDQEVVDEFLGEYEPKYAYLDPSRPITQGTLAFPAHYMEARYTVWEANENAKKVIDEVFAEFEKKFGRKYQKIEEYRTEDAEIIFVTMGSLAGTVKEYVDALREKGIKVGAAKLTVYRPFPVEEVRELAKKAKVLALLEKNVTFSVGGALFQDFSRALINCKEKPIILDFILGLGGRDVTFQNLDEVLEISRKALNGEKVDEVTWIGLRKEIL
- the porD gene encoding pyruvate synthase subunit PorD, giving the protein MVETPFKENIERVAKEYSEKMTPGAIATIPGSSVINKTGSWRVFMPEFNRDKCTRCYLCYIYCPEPAIYLDEEGYPVFDYDYCKGCGICANECPVDAIVMVRESK